The proteins below come from a single Hirundo rustica isolate bHirRus1 chromosome 6, bHirRus1.pri.v3, whole genome shotgun sequence genomic window:
- the VPS39 gene encoding vam6/Vps39-like protein isoform X1 — protein sequence MHDAFEHVPILEKLPLQIDCLAAWEEWLLVGTKQGHLLLYRIKKDVGEVMSSESVCCNRFEVTLEKSNKNFSKKIQQIHVVSQFKILVSLLENNIYVHDLLTFQQITTISKAKGASLFTCDLQQSDTGEEVLRMCVAVRKKLQLYFWKDREFHELQGDFSVPDVPKSMAWCENSICVGFKRDYYLIRVDGKGSIKELFPTGKQLEPLVAPVADGKVAVGQDDLTVVLNEEGVCTQKCALNWTDIPIAMEHQPPYIIAVLPRYVEIRTFEPRLLVQSIELQRPRFITSGGTNIIYVASNHFVWRLIPVSIATQIQQLLQDKQFELALQLAEMKDDSDSEKRQQIHHIKNLFAFNLFCQKRFDESMQVFAKLGTDPTHVMGLYPDLLPTDYRKQLQYPNPLPGLSGAELEKAHLALIDYLTQKRSQLVKKLNDSDHQSSTSPLMEGTPTIKSKKKLLQIIDTTLLKCYLHTNVALVAPLLRLENNHCHIEESEHVLKKAHKYSELIILYEKKGLHEKALQVLVDQSKKANSPLKGHERTVQYLQHLGTENLHLVFSYSVWVLRDFPEDGLKIFTEDLPEVEALPRDKVLGFLIENFKSLTIPYLEHIIHVWEETGADFHNCLIQLYCEKVQGLMKEYLSSFPADRAPVPAGEEGGDLGDYRKKLLLFLEKSSWYEPSRLISDFPFDGLLEERALLLGRMGKHEQALFIYVHILKDTNMAENYCHKHYDRNKDGNKDVYLSLLRMYLSPPSVHCLGPIKMEVLEPQANLQAALQVLELHHSKLDTTKAINLLPANTQISEIRIFLEKVLEENAQKKRFNQVLKNLLHAEFLRVQEERILHQQVKCIITEEKVCTVCKKKIGNSAFARYPNAIVVHYFCSKEVNTLDT from the exons ATGCACGACGCCTTCGAGCACGTGCCGATCCTGGAGAAGCTGCCGCTGCAGATCGACTGCCTGGCGGCCTGGG AGGAATGGCTCCTTGTTGGTACCAAACAAGGGCATCTTCTGCTTTACAGGATCAAGAAAGATGTAG GAGAGGTTATGTCATCAGAAAGTGTCT GTTGCAATAGGTTTGAAGTGACACTAGAGAAATCCAACAAGAACTTCTCAAAGAAGATTCAACAG ATCCACGTTGTTTCTCAGTTTAAAATTTTGGTCAGTCTATTGG aaaataacatttacGTCCATGACCTGCTGACATTTCAACAGATCACCACGATTTCAAAGGCAAAAGGTGCATCTCTCTTCACTTGTGATCTCCAG CAATCAGACACAGGGGAAGAGGTGCTGAGGATGTGTGTGGCAGTGCGTAAGAAGCTGCAGCTTTATTTCTGGAAGGACAGAGAGTTCCATGAGCTACAG GGGGACTTCAGTGTACCCGATGTACCCAAGTCTATGGCCTGGTGTGAGAACTCCATCTGTGTGGGCTTCAAGAGGGACTATTACCTGATAAGG GTGGATGGAAAAGGATCCATCAAAGAACTGTTTcccacagggaagcagctggaaCCATTGGTAGCTCCCGTAGCAGATGGAAAAGTTGCAGTTGGCCAAGATGATCTAACAGTTGTGCTTAATGAAGAAGGGGTCTGTACTCAGAAATGTGCCTTGAATTGGACAGATATTCCTATAGCCATGG AACACCAGCCTCCCTACATCATTGCTGTTCTGCCAAGGTATGTGGAGATCCGCACTTTTGAACCCCGGCTGCTGGTGCAGAGCATCGAGCTGCAGAGGCCGCGCTTCATCACCTCTGGAGG CACAAACATTATATATGTAGCAAGTAATCACTTTGTTTGGAGGCTCATTCCAGTGTCCATAGCTACGCAgatccagcagcttctccaggacAAACAGTTTGAGTTGGCTTTGCAGTTGGCA GAAATGAAAGATGATTCAGATAGTGAGAAGCGACAACAAATTCACCACATAAAGAACCTCTTTGCCTTCAACCTTTTCTGCCAGAAGCGTTTTGATGAATCCATGCAAGTTTTTGCCAAGCTTGGTACAG ATCCCACTCATGTGATGGGTCTGTATCCTGACCTCCTGCCCACAGATTACAGGAAACAGCTGCAGTACCCCAACCCCCTGCCAGGGCtctctggggcagagctggagaaggcaCATTTAGCTCTGATAGACTACCTAACTCAA AAAAGGAGTCAGCTAGTGAAGAAGCTAAATGATTCTGATCATCAGTCCAGTACCTCACCCCTCATGGAAGGAACACCCACGATCAAATCCAAAAAGAAGCTGCTACAAATCATTGATACCACCCTGCTAAAGTGTTACCTACAT ACAAATGTAGCACTGGTGGCACCACTGCTACGTCTGGAGAACAATCACTGCCACATTGAGGAGAGTGAGCATGTACTGAAGAAGGCACACAAATACAGTGAGCTGATCATACTGTATGAGAAAAAAGGTCTGCATGAGAAAG cattACAGGTACTGGTGGATCAGTCAAAGAAAGCCAACTCACCTTTGAAGGGTCATGAGAGGACAGTGCAATATCTGCAGCATTTGG GCACAGAAAACTTACACTTGGTATTTTCCTACTCTGTCTGGGTGCTAAGAGATTTTCCTGAAGATGGACTGAAG atATTTACAGAAGACCTTCCTGAAGTGGAAGCTTTGCCACGAGACAAAGTGCTCGGTTTCTTGATAGAAAACTTTAAAAGCTTGACTATTCCTTACCTG GAACACATCATTCATGTCTGGGAAGAAACCGGTGCGGACTTTCACAACTGTCTGATCCAGCTGTACTGTGAGAAGGTGCAGGGCTTAATGAAAGAATATCTCAGTTCTTTCCCTGCAG ATAGAGCTCCGGTGCctgctggggaggaaggaggagactTGGGGGATTACCggaaaaagctgctgctttttctggagAAGTCTAGTTGGTATGAACCTAGTCGACTTATTAGTGACTTCCCCTTTGATG GTCTCCTAGAGGAACGTGCTCTGCTCTTGGGTCGTATGGGGAAGCATGAGCAAGCTCTGTTTATTTATGTTCATATTTTGAAGGACACCAACATGGCTGAAAA CTACTGCCATAAACATTATGACAGAAACAAAGATGGCAACAAAGAT GTGTATCTGTCCCTGCTCCGCATGTATCTCTCCCCACCCAGTGTTCATTGCCTGGGACCAATCAAgatggaggtgctggagcctCAAGCCAATCtgcaggctgctctgcaggttTTGGAACTGCACCACAGCAAACTGGATACCACTAAG GCAATAAACCTACTCCCAGCAAATACACAGATTAGTGAGATTCGCATCTTCTTAGAGAAAGTACTTGAAGAAAATGCTCAGAAGAAAAGATTTAATCAAGTGCTCAAGAACCTTCTTCATGCAGAATTTCTGAGG
- the VPS39 gene encoding vam6/Vps39-like protein isoform X2, with protein MHDAFEHVPILEKLPLQIDCLAAWEEWLLVGTKQGHLLLYRIKKDVGCNRFEVTLEKSNKNFSKKIQQIHVVSQFKILVSLLENNIYVHDLLTFQQITTISKAKGASLFTCDLQQSDTGEEVLRMCVAVRKKLQLYFWKDREFHELQGDFSVPDVPKSMAWCENSICVGFKRDYYLIRVDGKGSIKELFPTGKQLEPLVAPVADGKVAVGQDDLTVVLNEEGVCTQKCALNWTDIPIAMEHQPPYIIAVLPRYVEIRTFEPRLLVQSIELQRPRFITSGGTNIIYVASNHFVWRLIPVSIATQIQQLLQDKQFELALQLAEMKDDSDSEKRQQIHHIKNLFAFNLFCQKRFDESMQVFAKLGTDPTHVMGLYPDLLPTDYRKQLQYPNPLPGLSGAELEKAHLALIDYLTQKRSQLVKKLNDSDHQSSTSPLMEGTPTIKSKKKLLQIIDTTLLKCYLHTNVALVAPLLRLENNHCHIEESEHVLKKAHKYSELIILYEKKGLHEKALQVLVDQSKKANSPLKGHERTVQYLQHLGTENLHLVFSYSVWVLRDFPEDGLKIFTEDLPEVEALPRDKVLGFLIENFKSLTIPYLEHIIHVWEETGADFHNCLIQLYCEKVQGLMKEYLSSFPADRAPVPAGEEGGDLGDYRKKLLLFLEKSSWYEPSRLISDFPFDGLLEERALLLGRMGKHEQALFIYVHILKDTNMAENYCHKHYDRNKDGNKDVYLSLLRMYLSPPSVHCLGPIKMEVLEPQANLQAALQVLELHHSKLDTTKAINLLPANTQISEIRIFLEKVLEENAQKKRFNQVLKNLLHAEFLRVQEERILHQQVKCIITEEKVCTVCKKKIGNSAFARYPNAIVVHYFCSKEVNTLDT; from the exons ATGCACGACGCCTTCGAGCACGTGCCGATCCTGGAGAAGCTGCCGCTGCAGATCGACTGCCTGGCGGCCTGGG AGGAATGGCTCCTTGTTGGTACCAAACAAGGGCATCTTCTGCTTTACAGGATCAAGAAAGATGTAG GTTGCAATAGGTTTGAAGTGACACTAGAGAAATCCAACAAGAACTTCTCAAAGAAGATTCAACAG ATCCACGTTGTTTCTCAGTTTAAAATTTTGGTCAGTCTATTGG aaaataacatttacGTCCATGACCTGCTGACATTTCAACAGATCACCACGATTTCAAAGGCAAAAGGTGCATCTCTCTTCACTTGTGATCTCCAG CAATCAGACACAGGGGAAGAGGTGCTGAGGATGTGTGTGGCAGTGCGTAAGAAGCTGCAGCTTTATTTCTGGAAGGACAGAGAGTTCCATGAGCTACAG GGGGACTTCAGTGTACCCGATGTACCCAAGTCTATGGCCTGGTGTGAGAACTCCATCTGTGTGGGCTTCAAGAGGGACTATTACCTGATAAGG GTGGATGGAAAAGGATCCATCAAAGAACTGTTTcccacagggaagcagctggaaCCATTGGTAGCTCCCGTAGCAGATGGAAAAGTTGCAGTTGGCCAAGATGATCTAACAGTTGTGCTTAATGAAGAAGGGGTCTGTACTCAGAAATGTGCCTTGAATTGGACAGATATTCCTATAGCCATGG AACACCAGCCTCCCTACATCATTGCTGTTCTGCCAAGGTATGTGGAGATCCGCACTTTTGAACCCCGGCTGCTGGTGCAGAGCATCGAGCTGCAGAGGCCGCGCTTCATCACCTCTGGAGG CACAAACATTATATATGTAGCAAGTAATCACTTTGTTTGGAGGCTCATTCCAGTGTCCATAGCTACGCAgatccagcagcttctccaggacAAACAGTTTGAGTTGGCTTTGCAGTTGGCA GAAATGAAAGATGATTCAGATAGTGAGAAGCGACAACAAATTCACCACATAAAGAACCTCTTTGCCTTCAACCTTTTCTGCCAGAAGCGTTTTGATGAATCCATGCAAGTTTTTGCCAAGCTTGGTACAG ATCCCACTCATGTGATGGGTCTGTATCCTGACCTCCTGCCCACAGATTACAGGAAACAGCTGCAGTACCCCAACCCCCTGCCAGGGCtctctggggcagagctggagaaggcaCATTTAGCTCTGATAGACTACCTAACTCAA AAAAGGAGTCAGCTAGTGAAGAAGCTAAATGATTCTGATCATCAGTCCAGTACCTCACCCCTCATGGAAGGAACACCCACGATCAAATCCAAAAAGAAGCTGCTACAAATCATTGATACCACCCTGCTAAAGTGTTACCTACAT ACAAATGTAGCACTGGTGGCACCACTGCTACGTCTGGAGAACAATCACTGCCACATTGAGGAGAGTGAGCATGTACTGAAGAAGGCACACAAATACAGTGAGCTGATCATACTGTATGAGAAAAAAGGTCTGCATGAGAAAG cattACAGGTACTGGTGGATCAGTCAAAGAAAGCCAACTCACCTTTGAAGGGTCATGAGAGGACAGTGCAATATCTGCAGCATTTGG GCACAGAAAACTTACACTTGGTATTTTCCTACTCTGTCTGGGTGCTAAGAGATTTTCCTGAAGATGGACTGAAG atATTTACAGAAGACCTTCCTGAAGTGGAAGCTTTGCCACGAGACAAAGTGCTCGGTTTCTTGATAGAAAACTTTAAAAGCTTGACTATTCCTTACCTG GAACACATCATTCATGTCTGGGAAGAAACCGGTGCGGACTTTCACAACTGTCTGATCCAGCTGTACTGTGAGAAGGTGCAGGGCTTAATGAAAGAATATCTCAGTTCTTTCCCTGCAG ATAGAGCTCCGGTGCctgctggggaggaaggaggagactTGGGGGATTACCggaaaaagctgctgctttttctggagAAGTCTAGTTGGTATGAACCTAGTCGACTTATTAGTGACTTCCCCTTTGATG GTCTCCTAGAGGAACGTGCTCTGCTCTTGGGTCGTATGGGGAAGCATGAGCAAGCTCTGTTTATTTATGTTCATATTTTGAAGGACACCAACATGGCTGAAAA CTACTGCCATAAACATTATGACAGAAACAAAGATGGCAACAAAGAT GTGTATCTGTCCCTGCTCCGCATGTATCTCTCCCCACCCAGTGTTCATTGCCTGGGACCAATCAAgatggaggtgctggagcctCAAGCCAATCtgcaggctgctctgcaggttTTGGAACTGCACCACAGCAAACTGGATACCACTAAG GCAATAAACCTACTCCCAGCAAATACACAGATTAGTGAGATTCGCATCTTCTTAGAGAAAGTACTTGAAGAAAATGCTCAGAAGAAAAGATTTAATCAAGTGCTCAAGAACCTTCTTCATGCAGAATTTCTGAGG